The Bacteroides sp. AN502(2024) DNA segment GACTCGCATTAGAAACTTTTATTTTATATTGCCCATCAATGTCAGTTACTGCTGCATTAGCAGTTCCATATTCGATAACGTTTGCTCCAATTAATGGTTCTTTTGTTTTAGCATCATATACAATTCCTTTTATAACATCTTTAAAGATTCCGTTTGGGGAGATACTAAATTGATCTTTATTGTTTTCTAGGATTTGTTCGCTCTTTTTTTTATTTTTGATTTTTGCTGTTGGGGAAGAATTTGAGTTCTGTGCAAATGCGCACATCATTGTAGTAAATGTGAATACAATGAATAAAATAATCTGTTTCATAATATAAATCTTTTAATTGTTAAATATTCTACTATCACTAAACTTTTATATCAAACATACGCGTTGAGTGTCCTTATGAAATTAGATTAATATCCGGTTGTTGTTACGTCCAGAATTTTACCGAAGCCATCATAAACAAGTGCTTTGGAAATATCCAAGATACCTGCACTGGCCTGCTTCATCGGAACAATTGAAACTTTTCCGT contains these protein-coding regions:
- a CDS encoding carboxypeptidase-like regulatory domain-containing protein; this encodes MKQIILFIVFTFTTMMCAFAQNSNSSPTAKIKNKKKSEQILENNKDQFSISPNGIFKDVIKGIVYDAKTKEPLIGANVIEYGTANAAVTDIDGQYKIKVSNASQKILVASYVGYVTQTKKIGGLEVVNFFLEEYQQTLDK